TGCGCGACTTATAGGCATGCCGATCGGTGAAGTACCACGTCATCTGGATGATATGTTCCGGCTTGGCATCGGCCGTTTCGAGTACCGTGACGATATTCTTGAGGGTCTGATGCACCTGATCGATAAAGTCATCCGACTGGAATTCGCAATTCTCGTCCCAGCCGACCTGGCCGCCGACCTGCACGATGCGGCCCCTGGTGGAAATGCCGTTGGAATAACCGATGGGCTTGGCCCAACCTTCGGGCTGAATGATCTGATTGCTCATGCTGCAGGCTCCAGGTAACGCGTCAGGCCCTCACGCACATCGTCGGGCCAGGGATGGGATTTGTGGTTGTCCAGCGACGTCGCGACGATCCGCTGTTTGATGGTCCAGATCACCTCGCCACGCACGGTGACGATGGTTTCGAGATCCAGTGAGGCGCGGCCGATGGCGCGCACATGCACGGCGAAGTCGAGCACGTCGCCATAGGTCGAGGGGCGCTTGAACTCGATATTCATGGTCACGCTCGGCAGGCCGATCTTGCGCTCGAACATCAGTTCCTTCCATGTGACGCCGAAGGAGGCGAACATGGCTTCGTTGACATCGACCAGCATCGACAGATAGGCCGGGTGATAGGCAATCCCGGTCAGGTCGCAGTCCCCGAAACGGAGAGGCTTGGATTGGTGGAAGGCCATGAAGACTCCTCTTAGCCAGTCATTACTTCGCCGCCAGCCACCGCAATGGCCTGGCCGGTGATTGCCGACGCTCCGGGCTGCGACAGCCACAGAACCGTATCGGCGACTTCGTCCGGCTCGACGAGCCGGCCCTGGGGGTTGGCCTTGGCCAGTTCCGCCCGTGTGTCGTCGTCGCTCCGCCCGGTCTTGGCGACGATGGCGTCGACCGCCCGGGCGATCAGCGGGGTGTCGGTGAAGCCGGGGCAGACGGCGTTGACGGTCACGCCGCTGCGCGCCAGTTCCAGCGCCAGCGAACGCGTCAGCCCGACCACGCCATGCTTGGCGGCCGCATAGGCGCTGACATAGCGGTAGCCGGCAAGGCCCGCCGTCGAGGCGACATTGATGATGCGCCCGCCCTGCCCATGCGCCTTGATGTCAGCCAGGAACGCCTGGGTGACGAGAAAGACGCTGGTGAGATCGACGGCCAGAACCTGGTTCCAGAAATCCGGCGTCATCCGATCAAAGGGAGCGCTGGGCGCCTCACCGGCATTATTGACCAGGATGCTGACCGGGCCGAAGCCGGCGCGGGCCGCCTCGGCACCGCGGGCGATGGCTTGGGCATCGGTGACATCGAAACCGGCGATTGTTCGGACCTGGGCCGGCGGCAGACTCGCCTTGAGCGCCTCAAGACGCTCGCCGTTCCGTCCGGCCAGCGTGACATTGGCGCCGGCCGCAACCAGGCGCCGAACGATGGCCTGGCCGATGCCGCCCGAGGCGCCGGTTACCAGGGCGTGTCGACCCGCCAGAGAGGTTCCCGTCATCGCGCGGCACGCTCCAGATTGTTTTCGAACTGGGCCTTGGCCGAATGATATTGCTTGGGCCAGGCCACGGATTTGATGCCGATCTTGGCGGTCTCATGCAAGAGCCAGCTCGGATCGGCCAGATGCGGCCGGGCCACGGCGCAGAGATCGGCGCGCCCGGCGGCAATGATCGAATTGGCGTGGTCGGCCTCGGAAATGGCGCCGACAGCAATGGTGGGAATGCCCACTTCATTGCGGATCTTGTCGGAGAACGGCGTCTGGAAAAGGCGGCCATAGACCGGCTTTTCTTCCTTCCACACCTGCCCCGACGAGCAGTCGATGACGTCGGCGCCCGCCTCTTTGAACAGCTGGGCGAAGATCTTGGCATCCTCGGGCGTATTCCCGCCCTCATACCAATCGTGACAGGACAGGCGCACCGAGATCGGCTTGTCCGCCGGCCAGACTTCGCGAATGGCGCGGAAGACTTCGAGCGGGAAGCGGGCACGGCTCGCGTGATCCCCGCCATATTCATCTTGGCGCTGATTGGTCAGCGGCGAGAGGAAGCTCGAGAGCAGATAGCCGTGGGCACAGTGCAGTTCCAGCCAGTCGACGCCAGCCTCGGCCGCGCGGCGGGCAGCGGCGACATGGTCGTCGCGCACCTTGTCCATGCCGGCGCGATCGAGCTCGGCGGGGACGGCACTGTGCTGGAGATAGGGCAGCGCCGATGCCGACACGATCGGCCAGGCCCCGGTGTCGAGCGGCTGGTCAATGCCATCCCAGGCGCGGTGCGTCGACGCCTTGCGCCCGGCATGGCCGAGCTGGACGCCCAGCTTGGCATCGCTATTGGTGTGAACGAAATTGGCCAGCCGTTTCCAGCCTTCGGTCTGCTCGTCGTTCCAGAGGCCGAGACAACCGGGCGTGATCCGGGCTTCCGGGGAAACGCAGGTCATTTCGGCGAAGACCAGGGCGGCGCCGCCCATGGCGCGAGCGCCCAGATGCACCAGGTGGAAATCGTCGATCAACCCGTCCGTGGCCGAATACATGGCCATGGGGGAAACGATGATGCGGTTTTTGAGGGTGACGCCGCGTATGGTGAACGGCGTCAGCATGGGAGGCAGCGCCCGCTTGTCGTCTTCGACCGGAAGTCCGGTCTTTTGCGC
This genomic stretch from Devosia sp. YIM 151766 harbors:
- a CDS encoding thioesterase family protein, whose product is MAFHQSKPLRFGDCDLTGIAYHPAYLSMLVDVNEAMFASFGVTWKELMFERKIGLPSVTMNIEFKRPSTYGDVLDFAVHVRAIGRASLDLETIVTVRGEVIWTIKQRIVATSLDNHKSHPWPDDVREGLTRYLEPAA
- a CDS encoding RidA family protein, which produces MSNQIIQPEGWAKPIGYSNGISTRGRIVQVGGQVGWDENCEFQSDDFIDQVHQTLKNIVTVLETADAKPEHIIQMTWYFTDRHAYKSRMKEVGAAYRDTIGRHFPPMAAVQVVALMEDRAKIEIVALAVVPD
- a CDS encoding SDR family NAD(P)-dependent oxidoreductase, encoding MTGTSLAGRHALVTGASGGIGQAIVRRLVAAGANVTLAGRNGERLEALKASLPPAQVRTIAGFDVTDAQAIARGAEAARAGFGPVSILVNNAGEAPSAPFDRMTPDFWNQVLAVDLTSVFLVTQAFLADIKAHGQGGRIINVASTAGLAGYRYVSAYAAAKHGVVGLTRSLALELARSGVTVNAVCPGFTDTPLIARAVDAIVAKTGRSDDDTRAELAKANPQGRLVEPDEVADTVLWLSQPGASAITGQAIAVAGGEVMTG